One Candidatus Methylomirabilota bacterium genomic region harbors:
- a CDS encoding SCO family protein, producing the protein MKATRFLRSWVSVLAIVALMLVGAGTVIRLRIIRLTEPEMTVYGVVPDFSLVERSGRTITRADLLGKVSVVNFFYTRCADSCPLQSAHLARLQADLSGVPDLLLVSITVDPDHDDRDALESYAARFHADPRQWLFLTGPRPDIYRLAVDGFHLAVIASRPSTPAVAWAWMRPASAWAHEDEAAPRIIRLVHASRFALVDRQARIRSYFDGTDWGDVERLREVLGRLLRGS; encoded by the coding sequence GTGAAGGCAACGCGATTTTTGCGGTCATGGGTCTCGGTGCTGGCGATCGTGGCCCTCATGCTCGTGGGTGCTGGCACCGTGATCCGGTTGCGGATCATCCGGCTGACCGAACCCGAAATGACGGTGTACGGGGTCGTCCCGGACTTCTCGCTCGTGGAGCGTAGCGGCCGAACGATCACGCGTGCCGATCTGCTCGGCAAGGTATCCGTCGTGAATTTCTTCTACACGCGGTGCGCGGACAGCTGTCCCCTGCAGAGCGCGCACCTGGCGCGGCTACAGGCCGATCTGTCGGGCGTTCCCGACCTGCTGTTGGTCTCAATCACCGTGGATCCCGACCACGACGACCGGGACGCGCTGGAATCGTACGCCGCGCGGTTCCACGCGGATCCCCGCCAGTGGCTGTTCCTGACGGGGCCGCGTCCGGACATCTACCGGCTCGCCGTCGATGGCTTCCATCTCGCCGTGATCGCGTCGCGCCCATCCACGCCCGCGGTGGCCTGGGCGTGGATGCGGCCGGCCAGCGCCTGGGCGCACGAGGATGAGGCGGCCCCGAGAATCATTCGCCTCGTCCACGCCTCGCGTTTCGCGCTCGTCGACCGGCAAGCGCGGATCCGAAGCTACTTCGACGGCACTGACTGGGGCGACGTCGAGCGGTTGCGCGAGGTGCTCGGGCGCCTCTTGCGCGGGTCGTGA